The Martelella endophytica genome contains the following window.
GACAGCGAGAGCGAAGGCTACGCAGACGCCGTCTTCTGGGACGATTCCGGCGCCCATCTGGACTTCACCAATCCCGCCGCCGTGGCGTGGTGGAAGGACGGCGTGACCACGCAGCTTCTTGAACGCGGCATCGCCTGCACCTGGAACGACAACAATGAATATGAAATCTGGGACGACGGCGCCCGGTGCCACGGCTTCGGCCGCGAAATTCCGATCGCCCTGATCCGGCCGCTGCATTCCATGCTGATGAGCCGGGCGTCCCGCGACGCCCAGCAGGCATTCGCGCCTGAGAGCCGCCCCTATCTCATTTCCAGGGCCGGATGCCCCGGCATCCAGCGCTACGCCCAGACATGGACCGGCGACAACTACACCCGCTGGGAAACCCTGCGCTACAATATCCGCATGGGCCTCGGGCTCTCGCTGTCCGGCATCTATAATATAGGTCACGATGTCGGCGGTTTTTCCGGTCCGAAGCCCGAGCCGGAGCTGTTCGTGCGCTGGGTCCAGAACGGCATCTTCCATCCCCGTTTCACCATTCACTCATGGAACGACGACGGAACCGCGAACGAGCCGTGGATGTACCCGGACGTCCTGCCGCTGATCCGGCAGGCGATCAGGTTGCGCTACCGGCTGCTGCCCTATCTCTACACCCAGACCTGGATGGCGACGTGCGCGCACGAGCCGATCCTGCGCCCGACCTTCCTCGATCATCCCGACGATCAGCGCACCTACGACGAAACCGACGACTTCATGCTCGGAAGAGACATTCTGGTTGCCAATGTCGTCGACAAGGCGGCCACCGAACGGGACGTCTACCTGCCCGAAAACGCCACCGGGTGGTGGGACGCGCGAAGCGGTCAGTATCACGCGCCGGGCACGTCCGTGACCGTTCCGGTCGCGCTTGACAGCATTCCCCTGTTCATTCGCGCCGGCGCGGTCATTCCCCTCTGCGACGAAACCTCCCGTGCTCATGAGGATGCCGACCGCGGCAGAACGATCGCGCTGTTTCCGGTGCCTGATCGGTTCGAGAGCGAACGCGTTCATTACGACGATGACGGGCAAACGACCGGATGGCAGTCCCCCGAGGCCCATGCGATCACCACGTTCCGGTTTTCCGGCGACGGGGATGCACTCTCCCTTTCCCGTGCGGTTTCGGGTCAATATCAGCCCGGCTTCCGGCACCATCATGTATGGCTGCCGCAAGCAGAGACACGGCGACTGCGCTGCAATGGCTTCGACGCGACGCCCGGGCAGGCGCCGCGCGATGAACTCTCCGGATATCTGGGCTGACGCGCGCCGCACACGCCGATGTGGCTGGCGACAGGGATATAGCCACGCGTGACGTCCAGCGTTTCCTCCTAATCCTGGACTATTGCAGCAATTTGGCTCTCTATCCCGCCATTGAGCCCTGTTTCCGCGACCAGCAGCCCCCGTTCCCGGCTGTCTGGGGCAAGCACGATCCGGCCTCCATAACGCCGGCCGCTGGGCGCTTCATCCGCGATTTCCCAGACGCGAAAATCCATCTTGTTGACGGGGCCATTTCGCCCCGGAAGCCAACCACGCAGAAATCGCGGGTTATGGGCGCGACGTTCCGGGGTCGTTCGACCTTGGCGTTACGCGGGAACAGGGCGTATTACGCCGTTAACGCATTTCGCCAAGGCGCTTCCGTCCGGTCTTTTCGCTCCACTCGGCCCATGTTTTGTCGATGAGCGCCGGATCGGCGACGGCCTTGAGGCCGGTGGCGGCGATGGTTTTGGCGGCGTGCACGAAGGCCTTGTGGGCGGCCGGGCTCTTGCCTTGGGCGACCACCTGCCAGGTGTGGGGATTGGTGCCGATTGCCCAGGCCGGCGTCCAGCACTGCGCGGTTGGAATAACCCAGCTGACATCACCGACATCGGTGGAACCGGCGCGGAAATGCGACTTGCCCTCAAAGGCCCTCAGCCCCCGGTGGAGAGGCTGAGACCCGTCGACCCGGCTGTTGGAAAGCGCATCCTCCCGAACCTGATAGAGCCGGACGCTGCTGTCGATCGCCTCCTGCGAAAACGTCGCCTGAATGTCCTTCGCGAAAGCCTCGTCGGCCTCATCGAAGGGCACGGGCCCGAGCGCCGTCATCTGCTCGTGCATCGCCGTTTCGAGCGTGATGTTGGGCAGCAGGCTGTTGGTCGCCTTGCCGAGCCCCAGCTCGACGCTGGTCTCCGTCATCATGGCGGCACCTTCGGCAATCTTCTTCACCCGTTCGGCGAGCGCCCGCGCGCCGCCGATTTCCGGAGCTCTGATCATGTAGCGGCCGGCCGCGTGCGCCTGCACGACGTTGGCCGCGACGCCGCCGGTCTCGGTGATCGCGTAATGGATCCGGCAATCGGACGGGATATGCTCGCGCAGGAAATTGATACCGATATTGGTGAGCTCCAGCGCATCGAGCGCGGAACGGCCGAGATGGGCGGCGTTGGAGGCGTGGGCGGCCACGCCCTTGAAGCGGATATCGTATTCGATGACGGCGAGATTATTGGTGGAGCGCACGCCATTGAAGGGCGCGGGATGCCAGGTCAGCGCGAGATCGACATCGTCGAACACGCCGGCCTCGGCCATGATCGTCTTGGCGCCGCCGCCCTCTTCCGCCGGGCAGCCATAATAGCGCACGGTCGCGGCAACGCCGTTCTTTTCCAGATGTCGGGCAAGCCCCACCGCCGCCAGAAGCGAGCCCGCGCCAAGCAGGTTGTGGCCGCAGCCATGGCCGCTTGCGCCCGGATTGTCGGATTTTTCCTCGGCGATACCGGCGACCTGGTTCATGCCGGCCAGCGCATCAAATTCGCCGAGGATCGCGATCACCGGCCTGCCGCCGCCATACTCCCCGCAAAAGGCAGTCTCGATGCCGGCGACGCCGCGCGTGACGGAAAACCCGTATTTCTCCAGAAGTGCGGCCTGGAGCTTCGCCGATTCGAATTCCTCGAATTTCAGTTCGGCAAGCTCCCATATCCGGTCGGAGAGTTCGATGAATTCCGGCTTCAATGCCTCGATTTCATTCGCGAGTTGTTCGATCGCCTGCTGCGTCATGGGGAGGTCCTGTTTGCTGCCGCGGCAGCGGGTCTGGGGTCATGAAAGGTCGCGCGGCCCATGTCGACGGGCCGCGGGATAAGGGTGTTTGAGGAGAAACGCCGCGCCGCAGATGCAGCGCGGCGACGAGCCGGTCAGTCGACCGAGACTTCCCATACGCGGGGATTGCCCTGCCATACGGGGGAGCCTTCAAGGCTCGCGGTCGCGGCCCAGATGTCGACCATGTCGTACATGAACAGGCCCGGCATATCCTCAAGCATCAGCGTGTGGAAATCGTCGAAGATCTGCTGGCGCATTTCCTGATCGGTTTCGCGATAGGCGGCGTCGAGCAGTTCTACGGCCTCCGGATTCTCCCACATCAGCGAGGTGTTCTCATCCTTGTCGCCGACATAGAAGCTCATCATCAGCGCCGGGTCGAGACGCGGCGAGACCGACTGCGAGATCACCTGGTAATTGCCCGAACGGCGGCGTTCAACCTGGGTGGCGTAGTCGAGCACCTCGATCTGAACGTTGAGGCCGGCCTGCTGCATCATCGCCTGGGCAATGATTGCCGCCGGATAGCTTGGCACATTGCCGCGACGGTTGGCGATGATCGAGATCGGCTCGCCGTTATAGCCGGCGTCCTGCAGCCCCTTCTTCGCAGCCTCGATATCGTAGGGCAGGCACTCTTGCTGGGTCTCGCTGTAATAGATCGAGTTGGTCGCGATCATCGAGCAGTTGGGCGTGCCGGTTCCGTTGGAGGCGGCGGCAACAAGCTGCGGCAGATCGAGCGCCATGGCCATGGCGCGGCGAACGCCCGGATTGGACAGAACCGGATCGCGGGTCTGCATGTAGAACAGGTTCTTGCCGTTGTTGACGGCGACGATGAGCTTGCTGTCATCGCGATCCTCGAATTCCGGCATCAGGTCCGGCGAGACTTCGGCGAGATCGAGCGCGCCGGACTGGATGCCGGCCTTCACCGTCGAGGCATCCGGAACCACCATGAACTTGACGCCATCGGCGAGCGGGTTCTTGGCCCCGACCGTGCCGTCCGGTTCGCCGTCGTTCGGCGGCGAGACATAGGCGTCATTCTTGGCGAGATGGACATATTCGCCCTTCTTCCACTCGTCCCACTTGAACGGGCCCGTGCCGATCGGCGCGACGAAGCTGCCGTCCTCGCCCACGGATTTCGGCGAGATGATGCCGGTGAAGCCGCATTCCGGGCGGGCCATCAGGCCGAGGAAGACCGCCGAGGGCTCGGCAATCGTCATCGTCACGGTCGCATCATCGACCTTCTCGACGCCGGTCAGCTTGACCACGCGGCTGCCGTCGAAATCCGGCAGGCAGCGCCACTTGCTGTCGGCGTCCATGTAGCGGTTCATGGACCAGACCACGTCGTCGGCGGTCATCTTGTCGCCATTGTGGAAGGTGACGTCATCGCGCAGCGTGAAGGTATAGGTCAGCGCGTCATCGGACATCGAGACCGACTTTGCGAGAAGCGGCTTAACCGCGCCATCCTCGGTATAGCCGACCAGACCTTCGAGAATGTGCATCATGATCGCGTCGGTATTGCCGTCACGATTGACGCCCGGATCGTTGGAGCGGAGGTCGGAAGAGAGCGCGACGACGATATCGCGCGCGGCCGCCGTCTGGGTAAGCGCCGCCAGCATCACGCCGGCCAGGAGTAGTTTCTTCATGTTTATCCCTCTTTGGTTCTGTTTTCAGGCCTTCAAAGTCCGGTGAAACAGGCGCGGGCGAGCCGGCCGATCGTCTCGAGTGCCACCGTATAGCCGGGAAGCCCGTCCGGCATGGTGAGCGGTACCCCGTCCGTGTAGGCGGCGAGGATGAAGAGCGGCGCGCCGTCGCGATAGACGATGCCCGCATCCATGCGTCCGCGCTTTCCCCTTCCACCCTTGCTGGCGATCACCGTGTCGAAGGGAAGGCGCGCGTGAATTCCGTAGCGCAGGACCTGCGATTTCAGCATTTTCAGCGCGAAGGCCGACAGCTCCTGCGAGATGCCGAGCCGCGCCGAGGCCGCGGCATCGGTCTGGGCGGCCAGGATCATGTCGAGCAGCATCACCTGGTCGGCGGCCGTCGTCACCGTCACCGCGTCGAGCGGATGGTCGTGGGGCAGCGCGATCGGCGGGATCAGGAAGCGGTGATGGGTGCCGGTCATGCCGATTGCCGCGCAATAGGCCTGGACCTCTTCCAGCGTCAGCCGTTCGAACACCATATGGGTGCAAACATTGTCGGAAAGCGTGATCATGCCGGCAATCGCATCGCGCAGCGACAGCACCATGCCGGGCGTCATGTGGCGCAGCACGCCGCTTGCCACCTGTTCGGCGTGGCGCGGCTCATAGACGATCTTCTCGTCGAAGCTGAGCCGCCCCTCCCCGATCGCCTGCAGCGCGGCCATCATGATCGAGATCTTGCGGGTCGAGGCCGACGGGGTCTCCTCGGTCGCGCCGCGCTCGATGGTTTCGCCTGTCAGCAGGTTCTTGACCTTGAAGCGGACGGTGAAATCCTGCGCATCGCAGATTTTGGCGAGTTCGGCGGCCGTCGCTTCGGTCTTTTCGGTTGTGTCAGTCATCGTGTTCCTCCAGACGCCATTTGAGCTTCACGCCACCGCTCTCGTTGAAATCGAGGGCCGGAATGGCCGAAAGCAGACGTTGCGTATAGGCATGCTGCGGCCGGTCGAAGATCTCGTCGCGCGGGCCTTCCTCGACGATTCTACCGTGCTGCATCACGATCACCCGGTCGGCAATCTGCTCGACCACGGAAAGGTCGTGGCTGATGAACAGGCAGGAAAAGCCGTGCTTCTTCTGCAGGTCGGCGAACAGCGCCAGCACTTGCGCCCTGACCGTCACGTCGAGCGCGGACACCGGCTCGTCGGCGATCAGCAGTTTCGGCTCGCGCACAACGGCACGGGCGATTGCAACGCGCTGGCGCTGGCCGCCGGAGAGCTCGTGCGGCAGGCGGTCGGCGAATTCGCCGGGCAGGCCCACTTCGGCAAGGGTCGCGAGCGCCCGCCTGCGCCGTTCGGCGGAGCTCAGCCCCGGCATGGTGCGCAGTGCCTCTTCGACGAGCTTCACAATGGTCATGCGCGGGTCGAGCGAGGAATACGGGTCCTGAAACACCATCTGGCAATTCTGCCGATAGTGCGCCCAGTCCTGTTCCCGCGGCTTGCCGTTGAACAGGATATCGCCCTCAGTCTGGTGAATGAGGCCGGCGATGGTGCGGCCGAGCGTGGTCTTGCCGGAACCCGAGCCGCCGACCAGCGCCACCACCTCGCCCTGGCGGATATCGACCGAGACCCCGTGTAGCGCACGCTTGGCCTGCCCCTTGCGAAACAGCGCACCGGCCTTGTGGTAGTCGACGATCACGTTTTCGACGGAAAGCACCGGCGTATCGTCCGGCGGGAATGTCCGCGTTTCACCGCGCCCCGGCAGCGACGACAGCAGCTTGCGGGTATAGGCATGTTGCGGGTTGGTCAGGATGTCGTCGGTGGTGCCGGTCTCGACGACGACGCCCTTTTCCATCACCGCGATCCGGCTGGTATAGCGCGCGACCATCGGCAGGTCGTGGCTGATCAGCAGAACCGCCGTACCTTCGGCGCGAGTCAACTCTACCATCAGCTCCATCACGTCGCGCTGGATCACCGCGTCGAGCGCCGTGGTCGGCTCGTCGGCGATCAGCAGCGCCGGCTTCAGCAGCATCACCGAGGCCAGCATGATGCGCTGGCGCATGCCGCCGGAAAACTCGTGCGGATAGGCTGACAGCGCGCCCTTCGGATCGACGATGCCGACCCTTTCCAGCATGGCAAGGATCGCATCCCGGCGTTTTTCTCGGGAAAGCCCGGTATGGAGCTTCAGCCCCTCTTCCAGCTGCCGCCCGATGGTCATCGACGGGTTGAGCGAGGTCATCGGCTCCTGGAACACCATGCCGATCCGCGCGCCGCGCAGCGATCGAAGATCACGCGGGCTCATGGTCAGCGTATCGCGGCCCTCGAACACCGTCTCGCCGCTCACGGGCGTGATGCCGGCGGGCAGAAGCGACATCAGCGCGCGGGTCGCCAGCGTCTTGCCGGAGCCGGATTCGCCGACAATGCCGAAGATCTCGCCGGGACGGACATCGAAAGAGACATTGTCGACGAGCTTGACGCCATTGCCGAGGGAAAGCGTCAGCTCGCGAACGGAAAGGAGAATATCCTTCATCATTTCAGCCCCCTCATGCGCGGGTCGAGCCGGTCGCGCAACGCGTCGCCCAGAAGATTGATGCCGAGCAGCGTGAGCGCGATGCAGAGGCCGGGGAAAACGCCGAGCCAGACGGCCTGCTCGATGAACGGCCGGCCGGCGGCCAGCATGTTCCCCCAGGTGGGCGCCGGCGGCGGCACGCCGAGGCCGAGGAAGGAGAGCGCGCTTTCCGAAAGAATGGCCCAGCCGAACATGGTGGTCGCCAGCACCGACATCGGGGCCAGGCAATTGGGCAAGATATGGCGGAACACCGTGTAGAACTCGCTATTGCCCATCAGCTTAGAGGCTTCGATGAATTCCGCTTCGCGCAGCGTCAGCACCACGCCGCGCACCAGCCGCGCCATCGACGGCGTGTAGGCAATGCCGAGCGCGAAGATGATGCCGTACTGGTTGGCCCCGAAAACGGCGAGCAGGCCGAGCGCCAACAGGATACCCGGAAAGGCGAGCAGCGCATTGTTGACGGCCATGATCAGCCCGTCGGTGAGGCCGCGCGTATAGCCGCTGACGAGGCCGATCAGCGTGCCCATGACAATGGTGAAGGTGACGGTGAGCGTGCCGATCCACACGCTGGCGCCGGCGCCGACCATGATCCGGCTGAGCACGTCGCGGCCGAATTCGTCGGTGCCCATCCAATGGGCAAAGCTCGGCGGCTTCAGCCGGGCGACGAAATCGAGTTTGAGCGGGTCGTAGGGCGTCCAGAACGCGCCGAGAAGCGCGACAACGAGCAGGAGACCGATCAGGAAACCGCCGATCGCGGCATTATAGGAAAGTTTTCTCATTGTGCCGTCACCCGGGGATCGAACAGCGGATAGAACAGGTCGATGATCAGGTTGACGACGACATAGGAGAGCGCGACGAACAGCAGGCAGCCCTGAATGACCGGGTAATCACGCTGGAAAATGCTGTCGACCATCAGCCGGCCGAGCCCGGGGATCGAGAACACGGTCTCGATCACCGCAATGCCGCCGAGCAGGTTGCCGAGGATCAGGCCGATCATCGTCCAGGTCGGGCCGAAGGCGTTCTTGAAGGCGTGACGCCATAGAACGGCCATTTCGGAAAGCCCCTTGGCGCGGGCATGGGTGATGTAATCGAGGCGCAGGACTTCGAGCGTCGAGGCGCGGGACATGCGCAGCAGTACGCCCATCTCATGCATCACAAGCGTGGCGACCGGCAGGATGATATAGATCAGCCCCTCGGTGAGATTGTCGCGCAGCGACACGTAGCCGAGCACCGGAAGCCAGCCAAGCTCGAGACCGAACAGCAGGAGAAGCAGAAGGCCGAGCCAGAAGGTCGGGATCGAAAGAAGCAGCGTCGCCGTTCCGACAAGCGCGAGGTCCGTCACCGAATTCTGCCGCCACGCCGCGATAATGCCCGCGGGCACGGCCAGAATGGCGGCCAGCACCACCGCGATCAGCACGATCTCGCCGCTGATGACGAAGCGCGCGGCGACCAGCGGCAACACCGGCTCGTCATTGATGATCGAGCGGCCAAGATCGCCGGAGAGCGCGTTCTCGCTCCAGATCAGAAATTGCTGCGGCAGCGGTTTGTCGAGGCCAAGCTCGGTCTCGAGCGCGGCGATCTGTCGGTCATCGGCCATTTCGCCGAGCAACAGTTCCGCCGGATTGCCGGGAATGAGACGGATCAGGCCGAACACCGTGATCGATACGATGATCACCGTCGGTATCGCCATCGCGACGCGATGGAGGAAAAATCTGAGCATCAGAACCCCTCTGAGCCCTGCCCTTGCGGCGGCAGGTTTGTTTATTGTCAAAAGTATGACGAAGCGAAAAAGATACCGCAACACTATGATAATCTTCATAGGAATATGCAGTCGTGCTCACCGTCCAAGGACATGTTTCATCAGGGAAACCGGCAAAGGGGCCGGTCTACTCGTCCACCTGAGAGCGTTCGATCTGGCGCTTCAAAGCCGCCATCAGCCCCTTCGCGGCAAGCGACATCGGTACGCCCTCGGCAGTCGCGATCCCGAAGCGCTGCGTCAGCCTGGGCTCGAACGGCCGTTGCACCACGGGCAGGTGCTTGTAGAGATTGGCGTAGAAACTGCTCGCAAGCGCAATCCCCAACCCCTCGGCGGCATAGGCGCAGGCGGAGGAGTTGGAATGCGTTTCGATGCGCACGTCGGCACGCACGGCCTCGTTCTGCAACAGCCGGTCGAGCATCACCCGATGGGCGCGCAGCCGGCCGAGCATGATCAGCGGTTCGCCGCGCAGATCCTCCGGCCGGATGACGTCGCGGGCAGCGAGCGGGTGGTCCCGTTGCATGACGGCCACGCTTCGCCCCTCGGCAACGATCTCGAGCCGGATGCCGGGACTGATTTCGCCCTCGTGGCGCAGGAAGCCGAAATCGATCACACGCTGGTCGATCATCCGCTGAATGGTCATGGTTGTCTCGAAAAAGGTCTCGACCCTGACGCCGGGAAAACCCTCGCGATAATCCTTCAGCATGGCGGGCGCGAAATTTTCCCACATGCTGCTCGGCAGGCCGATGCGCACCGCCTCGGTTTCCGACGCGCCGGTGCGGATCTCATCGGCAAGCTGGCTGAAGCGGGCCAGGTTCAGCAAAACGGTCTTCGCCTCCGCCTCCAGCGTGCGCGCCTCCGGCGTCGGCACCAGCCTTCCCTTGACGCGCTGAAACAGCGTCAGATTGAGATCGGATTCCAGGTGCTGGATCATGCGGCTGACGCCCGACTGGCTGAGCCCTGTGCTCTTGGCAGCCCCCATCGTAGAGCCCGTCGAAAGCACCGCGCGGAAAACTTCGAGCTGTTTTATATTCATGGCATCCGTCGCTGCTTGCATTGCGCTACTATCAAGCGTTACGCCATCTTCTCGGTCCTGTCGCGCACCATTTCCGTTGCTGGCTTAACGCGGCCACCGTCGATCTCAAGTCGCCAATCGGTTTCTGTTATCCTGAATAACCCCGGGAACTGTAGACACCTTACGGCTACCGCAAACTGCATGATAACCTGCTGGATCAGCGGGAGACGTGCTGCCCGAAGGCCTCACTTCGAAGTGATTTGCCTACCTTGCCGCAATTGCTATCTGGCCCGATGAATGTCGTTTCGTCCTAGGAGGAACAAGCCCTTCCGGGGTGAGTTCATTCCTGTTCGGCAGAGCCTGCAAGAAACCGAGCCTCGAATTCGCCGGCCGGAACGGGATGGCCGAACAGATAGCCCTGCACCTCGCCGCAGCCGTGCTTGCGCAGAAGCGCTAGCTGCGAGTTGGTCTCGACCCCTTCCGCGATTACCTCCATCCCGAAGCTCCGTCCAAGATAGAGGATTGCTCTGACCACGGCCTCGTCTTCCGGGTCGCTGTCCACATCACGTACAAATGTGCGGTCAATCTTGAGGCGCGATACCGGGTAGCGCTTTAGAAAGCTGAGGGAAGCGAAGCCCGTGCCATAATCGTCAAAGGCGAGGCCGACACCAAGCGTCCTGAGAGCGTTCAGAAGCCTCAGTGTATCGCGGTCGTTATGGAGCAGGATGTTTTCGACGAGTTCCAGTTCAAGCGCCTCCGCGGGTAGGTCGGCTTCTGAAAGGATGGCCCTGACGTTCTCGAGAAGATTTCCTTGCCGGAATTGGACTTCAAACAGGTTTACGCCGATTTTGAAACCCGTTTGCCTCTCGCGCCACTTCGCCGCCTGGCGGCAAGCTGTGCGCAGGATCCAGTCTCCGATCTCCGGGGCTGTCTGTTTCTGACCGAGAATGTCGATGAAAGAGGCCGGGCTCAGAAGGCCTCTCTCCGGGTGGTTCCAGCGGATAAGCGCTTCTGCTCCAGTCAGTCGGAGAGAATCCGCTGAGAACTGCGGCTGATAGAAAAGTTCGAACTCCTGCCTGATGAAAGCGCGTCTGAGCTCCTCTTCAAATGCTCGTCGCGCCACCGCAACGTCCCTGAGCGCCGGTTCGAAGATTTTAAACTGGCCTTTGCCCGCTGCCTTTGCGCGATACAGTGCAAGATCTGCGGCACCCATGAGTTCGTCGGGGCACTGGCTGTGGCGGGGCGCAAAAGCGATACCGATACTCACCCCGATTTCTGCCTTCTGCCCAGAAAACGCATATGGTTCGCAAATGGCTGACAGGATTTGCGCTGCGATCATCCGAGCATGGCGATCCTCGCTGCCATCGTAGAGGATGACAAATTCATCGCCGCCAAGCCTGGCGACCATTTTTGCATCGCTGCAGGTCGACAACAGCCGCGCGGCGACCTCCTTGAGCACAGCGTCGCCGACAGAATGTCCGTGTGTATCGTTGGTTTCCTTGAAACGATCGAGG
Protein-coding sequences here:
- a CDS encoding putative bifunctional diguanylate cyclase/phosphodiesterase; this encodes MCDDRARPYPIPENEEDRLLALEEYHLLDTPPEQSFERLTGLASRLFNVPIVLISLIERDRQFFKSHVGLDICETSREVSFCTHAIMRDDILVVPDATKDPRFSSNPLVLGPPFIRFYAGKPLATPSGEKLGTVCLIDTKPRFSFTEQDREHLSDIASLVMEHMETRRLDFIRSINQARFESIARTSADAILFSNSQSLITFWNRSAERIFGYQEAEILNRSTELLVPDSWLPLYKAEVERLRQGEQLQLADRIVELSGLRKDGTEFPAEFSLSVWREGAKSNVGAIIRDITERKEHEDRLFRLASLDPLTDLPNRGAWREQIGETLDAGKPCTVLLLDLDRFKETNDTHGHSVGDAVLKEVAARLLSTCSDAKMVARLGGDEFVILYDGSEDRHARMIAAQILSAICEPYAFSGQKAEIGVSIGIAFAPRHSQCPDELMGAADLALYRAKAAGKGQFKIFEPALRDVAVARRAFEEELRRAFIRQEFELFYQPQFSADSLRLTGAEALIRWNHPERGLLSPASFIDILGQKQTAPEIGDWILRTACRQAAKWRERQTGFKIGVNLFEVQFRQGNLLENVRAILSEADLPAEALELELVENILLHNDRDTLRLLNALRTLGVGLAFDDYGTGFASLSFLKRYPVSRLKIDRTFVRDVDSDPEDEAVVRAILYLGRSFGMEVIAEGVETNSQLALLRKHGCGEVQGYLFGHPVPAGEFEARFLAGSAEQE